The Kineothrix sp. IPX-CK genomic interval GCGGGCTTATGAGCTGCAAAGCGAGGGACTGGATACGGCAGAGGCTAATCTGGCGCTGGGCTTTGCGGAGGATATGCGGGAGTATTATATCGGGGCGCAGATACTTCGGGATTTGGGTGTGAGGACTTTAAGGCTTTTGACAAATAATCCTGACAAGGTATATCAGCTTTCGGACTACGGAATAGAAATTACGGAGCGTGTGCCAATCGAGGCGGAGGCGAATGAGCATGATGCGGAGTATTTGCGGACGAAGAGAGATAGGATGGGGCATTATTTGAATTTTAAATAGGGGGGGTGAGAGGGGAGGTTGTGGGGGTTTTATGTGGGGAGGTGGGGTTGTGAGGGCCTTTCTTCGGCGGATTGGGGTTCTGTTCCGGCGCTCGCGGCTGAATTTTCTAAATGAAAACGTTGATGTGTCGGTTGCGGACGGGCCGGCAGCGATGCACATCCATGTGCAGCGCTGCCTAAACGCCGCATCCGTGCGGCGTTTTCCCTGGGTGTCGGGGTTTTCATTAAGAAAATGCAAGCCGCTCACTGACGGACCAGCCCCCCAATCCGCCGAAGAAAGGCCCGGCCAAGGTTACGAAATTGTACATAAAATTCGCGAAGGTTACGAATTTCTCAGGTGTGGTTTTTATTTAAAATTGAAATATGCAGAGAGGAGAAAGAGATAAAAGATAAATAGAGTAAGAACTTAGGAAGAGGCAATGGAGGATGATTTACTTCAGTGAGAAACCACTAAGATAGATGATGATAGGATAAAATGGCACAGATATAGAACAAGACAATAGAAAAATTAAAGTAAGAAATAGAAAAATAAAAAAGCAAAAATAGGAGAATGTGATTATGAAGACTTATGAAGGACAGCTAGTAGCAAAAGGGATCAGAGTTGGAATTGTGGCGGCTCGGTTTAATGAGTTTATTACTGCCAAGCTGCTCGGCGGTGCGATGGATGGGCTGCTTCGACATGAAGTGAAGGAGGAAGATATTGAAGTGGCGTGGGTACCGGGAGCCTTTGAGATTCCGTTGGTGGCTGCGTCTATGGCCAACAGCGGGAAATATGATGCGGTAATTTGTTTGGGAGCAGTTATTCGAGGAAGCACATCGCATTATGATTATGTATGCAGCGAGGTTTCCAAAGGAATCGCCAGCGCGTCACTGAGCAGCGGTATTCCGGTAATGTTTGGCGTACTTACCACTGAAAATATCGAGCAGGCAATAGAAAGAGCCGGAACAAAGGCCGGCAATAAAGGATTTGACTGTGCTGTGGGAGCCATCGAAATGGTAAACCTCATGAAAAACATGGTATAAATTGAAGTGCAGTTTGACCAGGTGCAGTCCAGTTCAATCCGCTAAATGCACCTAACTCTCATTCGTAGCGTAGTGGGAGACTGGGGGGGCGGCATTGGGGTTGGGGCCGTTTAGTAAGCGGCTGATATTTTCTTAATGAAACCCTCACAACCAAGGGAAAACGCTGCACGGATGCGGCGTTTAGGCAGCATCGTACATGGATGTACGCTGCTGCTGACCCGTTCGGCTCCAACACACTAACGGTTTCATTTAGAAAATACAGCCGCGCACGGCAGGATCCAACCCCAATGCCGCCCCCCCCAGTCTCTCGCAACCCTACAACCCAACAAAAAACTAATCCCCCGAATCAACACATGATTCAGGGGATTTTAGAAGAATAATAGAGAAGACGATTAAATGCATGTATAGGCGCCGTCAACGATAATATCGCTTCCTGTCGTATAACCGGAAGCATCGCTGGCAAGGTAGAGAACGGCCGGAATCAGTTCCTCCGGGGTTCCCATACGGTGCATCGGCATCAACGGAGTCCAGGCATCCTTTAATTCCTGAGGCGTATCCACGGACATCGGCGTTGCGATATAGCCGGGGCTAAGACTGTTGACGCGGATACCTTCTAACGCCCATTCTGCGGCGAGAGAACGTGTCATATGGATAACGGCAGCCTTAGAAGCGTTGTAGGAGCACTGCCACTGAGGAATGTTCACTATGCTTCCAGACATAGATGCCATATTGATAATGCTGCCATTAATGTGATTATCTATCATGATCTTACCTACTGCACGGCAAACGATGAATTCACCGGTCAGATTGCAGTCGATTACCTGACGGAATTCTTCGATTGTTGCTTCGAAGGTGCCTTGGTGCATGCATATTCCGGCGTTATTGAAGACAATGTCGATAGAACCGGAACGCTTCATAATTTCGGCGAGAGCAGCATCTACCTGTTCCTCCTTCGTAACGTCGCAGGCTATGAAATAAGCCTTTCCGCCAGCTTTTATAATGGAATCAATGGTTTCATCGGCTCCGCTTCTTCCAAGTACCACGACCTCCGCTCCGGCTTTTGCCAATCCTTCTGCTACCACCTGACCGATTCCGCGGCCTCCGCCGGTTACGATAGCTACTTTACCATTTAATCCAAAAAGCTCGTCTAAGTATGACATAATATTTTTTCCCTTTCTAAGAAATTATTCTTGTACATTAATAATAACCTTCATAGTTGTTTCCTGATTTGCGTCTATATATTTATAGGCATCCAAATAGTCTTTGAAGGCGAAATGTTTCGAAATAAGAGGAGCCAAATGCACCTTATCCTCATCTGTCAGGCGGATAGCGTCTATATAGTCCTCGTTTCGGTACATCATAGTGCTCTTGATATCCAGCTCATGGTCGTTGGCAACGGCCAAATCCACAGTAGCCATTCCTGCAAAGACCGCTACGAGGATAATCGTGCTTCCCTTGCGAGCGTATTTGATTGCCTGACCCATGGTGATGTTGTTGCCTGCGCAGTCGTATATGATATCTGCTTTATCGGGACCAAAGGCTTTCAGGATCTCATCGCCAAGGTCTGCCGTCTTCGTATTAATGCAGTGGTCGATGCCGCACTCCGACGCTTTTTGCAGACGGTAATCGCTGATGTCCGTTATCATGACGCTCTTTGCACCGAAGCCCTTGGCCGTCTGAGCCACCAGGTTGCCGATAGGACCGGCTCCTAATACGACGATGTTAAGTCCATTCACATCGCCCGCCTGCTTAACAGCGTGAACCGCCACAGAGAGAGGCTCAATCATAGCACCTTCATCAAAGGACATAGCTTCAGGAAGGAGAGTCACCTTAGAAGCATCCACGGCGAAAAAGTGAGAAGCGACTCCCGTAGTCTGGAAGCCCATAACCTTTAATTCCTCGCACAAGTTGTATTTCCCGTGGGTGCAGGGATAGCATTTACCGCATACTACCTGCGGCTGAATAGTTACCTTTTGACCTACCTTGAAGGAATCCACTTTTGCGCCGAGAGCGGCGATCTCCCCGGATACCTCGTGACCTTGCGTAACGGGGTAGGAGGTAAAAGGATGTTTGCCGTGGTAAACGTGAATGTCCGAACCGCATACACCAATCTTCATAATTTTTATGAGAACATCATTATCTCCGAGGGTCGGAATCGGAATTTCACGGAATTCAATGACACCCGGATTGGTCATAACCTGCTGTAACATAATTGCACCTCTTTCTCGTATGAAACAACTTAATTAAAATACTTTACTAAAGTGATTTAATTATCATACAAAAAAGAGGTTTTGTCAAGGGCAACAGTAGAAAAAAAGAAAAATATTTTATTAGTTTAATTTTGAGAAAAACTGATTGGTAAAGTGCATAGCAATGCCGACCCCTGCCGCATTCTGCTGGAAACGGCACGGATGAAGGAAGCTGTTGTCCTGCTCGAAAAGAAGATATTCCTGCATGTTGTCCCACAGCTCGGGAAGGTACGGCTCGATGTAGCTGCCTACATAGCCGCCGAGAATGATGTCGCAGTCGAAGGTGAGGTGCAAGTTGGATGCGATGATTGCCAAATATTTCAGATAATGGCTCCAAGCAATCTGAATCTCAGCATCGCCTTCCTGCAGCCTTTTGAAAAAGGTGTTCAAGTTTCCCTTGGTGTAATTCGCCAGAATCTTGGCGGAGCAATAAGCGTCGGCACAGCCGCATTTGCCGCAGTAGCACTGTTTTCCGTCCGGTTCGATCAGCATATGCCCGAATTCGCCGCTTCGAAAGTGATTGCCGTAATACAGCTCGTTATTTAAGAAAATAGCACCGCCTACGGAATTGCTTAAGGAGAGGTAAAGCATATTGTTATGAAAATATTTCAGCTCAGCCATTGCTGCGCATACGGCATCGTTTTCAAAGCATACGGGATAAGGTATATGCTTTGCCAAAGAGTTCAGATCGATGTCTTTTAAATATAAAACGTGGGATATTACCAAGCGGTTCTCAGAGCTGATGACGATGCCCGGAATAGAAATACCCACGCCCAGAATCTTGCTCTGGGGTACTCCTGAATCCCAGATGAACTGCGTAAGCTTTTTGGCCAGCGTAGCGTAATAGCGCTCCGCATGGTGAAAGACGAGGCGGATGCGCAGAGTGTCGATGATATGAGCTTTCATGTCGATGATGACGAAGGAAATATGGTTTGCAGTAATTTCAATACCTACGGAGTAGTGCAGCGTCTCGACGACGGAGAGGGTCTTAGCCTTGCGTCCTCCTGTAGATTCATATTCCCCGGCCTCTTGAATGATACCCTGATTGGTTAAGTCCTTCACGCATTGCAGCGTGGTAGGCATGCTTAGGTTTAATGCGGAAGCGATTTCGTTCTTGGAGGTCTCCTCCTGTTCCAAGATATACTTGGCAACGCGCACGATACTGCATTCCGGTTTGTCGCTTTGATTCAATCGTTTCATGGTAGGGCCTGCTTTCTTTTATGGCATAATATAATAAATACTGTGACGTTGTCTTATGATAACGTGTTGGAGCTCATATAACAATTATACATGAAAATTAAATTTCTGCCAGTAGCTAATAGAAAGACAAACTGGGGATTGTAAAAAATTAAAAAAATGTTATAGTGTAGGCAAGGGAAAAATGAGAAGGTGACTAAAAAAAGTAAGAAGACAGCAAGTTTGGTGTAATAAATCACCAAAAGGTAAGGCAGACATGCGAGAAAGGATGAAAAGTATGCAGAAAAAAACATTGGAGGCTGTGGTTGCAGGATTGACGTGTCTTGACTTCACGCCGGTATTCATTACGCCAGAGGTGGAGGAAATCGGACAGATATTGATTCCGTCCAAAACGGTATTTATGGGAAATGCGGATATCCACGCAGGAGGATGTGTATCCAATACCGGACTTGCCATGTGTAAGTTCGGAGTCAATGCGAGGCTGATGGGCAAGGTTGGAGACGACGATTTGGGGAAAATAGTGCTGCAGCAATACTCCAACTATACGACTACGGAAAATATGATTATTTCGCAGGAGGAAGGGACCGCCTATTCCGTTGTGCTGGCGCCGGCCGGAATCGATAGGATATTCCTCCACTATCCGGGTGGGAATGACACTTTCGGGCCGGAGGATATCGATTATGAATTAGTGGAAAAAGCGAAGTTGTTCCATTTCGGTTATCCCCCTGCCATGTACCGGATGTATAAGGAGGACGGCAGGGAACTAATAGAAATTTTTGAGAGGGTAAAACAGTTGAACGTTATCACTTCCTTGGATACCTGCGGAATCGATGAGCGGGCAGAAGTGGGACAAGCCGATTGGCAGAAGATATTAAAAGGAGTGATACCTTATCTGGATATTTTCGTACCAAGTGCTGAGGAATTGTGCTACATGCTGGACAAAGACCGTTTCAAGGAGTGGAAGCAAAGGGCGGGAGGAAAAGATATGGCCTCCGTGCTGCATACCTCGGATGTGAAGCCTTTGGCAGATACACTCTTAAGCTGGGGTGCGAAGATAATTCTGATAAAATGCGGCAGTGCCGGACTTTATTTCGCCACCAATACGCAGGAGGTTCTTGACGGCATCGGCGAAGATTTTCTTTCCATGGTAAACGGATGGGGCGGTGTAAGCCACTTCACGAAAAGCTTCAAGCCTCGGAAGGTGCTCTCCGCTACCGGTGCAGGAGATACGTGTATCGCGGCGTTTTTGACTGCCATACTGAAAGGGTATCCGTGGGAAAAATGCGTGGATTTCGCGGCGGCTTCTGGTGCATCCTGCGTGGAAACCTATGACGCCCTGGGCGGACTTTTATCCTTCGAGGAGCTGGAGCAGAAGATAGAGGCTGGCTGGGAGAGAAATTAATAAATGTAATTTTATGATGATAAAATGTGGAAATTTTATAAGGGGAAAGGAGAATATCGAAATGGAGAGAGAACGCTTTTTTGCAATGCCTTTTTCAAGAATCTATCCGCTTTATATACAAAAAGCAGAGAGAAAAGGGAGAACAAAAGATGAAGTAAATGAAATCATTTATTGGCTTACCGGTTATGATGAACATTCATTACAGCAGCAAATAGATAGTGAAGTAAATTTAGAAACGTTCTTTAGACAAGCCCCCTCTATTAATCCGAATGCTTCGCTCATTAAAGGCACTATTTGCGGACATCGGGTGGAAGAAATAGAAGATGAATTAATGCGGCAAATCCGATATTTGGACAAATTAATTGATGAGTTGGCGAAAGGTAAGACAATGGAGAAGATATTAAGAAAATAAATGCTATCAGATAAGCCGATAAATATAGATTTATATTGTCAAGGAATTGTTACAGAACGAGGGTAATTTTGCAATGGTGATATACTTATTACGAGGAGTAAGAGAATGAGGGAGTTTAATATCGGCTCAATCGTGCCATTTGGCGGTTATCAGTGGCGCATTCTTGATATACAAGGCAATGCGGCGTTGATTATAACTGAATACATAATCGAACAACATCCCTATAATAATTGTGCCGGTGATGTGACATGGGCTGACTGCTCGCTAAGAAAATATCTTAACGCTGAGTTTTATAACAAATTCACCGCGGCCGAACAGTCAAGAATCATTCCGGTATTGAACAAAAACCACGACAATCAGTGGTACGGCTCGAGAGGCGGAGAAGATACTCGGGATTACATATTTCTTCTGAGCATTGAAGAAGTAGTGTGCAAATATTTCGGTGACAGCAGTAAAAACCTTGAAAACCGCAGCGCCAAACAACGATACTGGTTTCAAAGAAAAGATAAAAACAACAACAAGCGAAGAGCGACATTCGATGGGTATGTATGGTGGTGGTGGCTTCGGTCGTCCGGGCGGGACAATAGAAGAGCCGTATATATCCACGGCGACGGCAATATAGGCATTCAGGGAAACGGCACCTTCCGCTACAGCAGCAACACGATTCATCCTTCAACAGGT includes:
- the ribH gene encoding 6,7-dimethyl-8-ribityllumazine synthase, coding for MKTYEGQLVAKGIRVGIVAARFNEFITAKLLGGAMDGLLRHEVKEEDIEVAWVPGAFEIPLVAASMANSGKYDAVICLGAVIRGSTSHYDYVCSEVSKGIASASLSSGIPVMFGVLTTENIEQAIERAGTKAGNKGFDCAVGAIEMVNLMKNMV
- a CDS encoding SDR family oxidoreductase: MSYLDELFGLNGKVAIVTGGGRGIGQVVAEGLAKAGAEVVVLGRSGADETIDSIIKAGGKAYFIACDVTKEEQVDAALAEIMKRSGSIDIVFNNAGICMHQGTFEATIEEFRQVIDCNLTGEFIVCRAVGKIMIDNHINGSIINMASMSGSIVNIPQWQCSYNASKAAVIHMTRSLAAEWALEGIRVNSLSPGYIATPMSVDTPQELKDAWTPLMPMHRMGTPEELIPAVLYLASDASGYTTGSDIIVDGAYTCI
- a CDS encoding zinc-dependent alcohol dehydrogenase, with product MLQQVMTNPGVIEFREIPIPTLGDNDVLIKIMKIGVCGSDIHVYHGKHPFTSYPVTQGHEVSGEIAALGAKVDSFKVGQKVTIQPQVVCGKCYPCTHGKYNLCEELKVMGFQTTGVASHFFAVDASKVTLLPEAMSFDEGAMIEPLSVAVHAVKQAGDVNGLNIVVLGAGPIGNLVAQTAKGFGAKSVMITDISDYRLQKASECGIDHCINTKTADLGDEILKAFGPDKADIIYDCAGNNITMGQAIKYARKGSTIILVAVFAGMATVDLAVANDHELDIKSTMMYRNEDYIDAIRLTDEDKVHLAPLISKHFAFKDYLDAYKYIDANQETTMKVIINVQE
- a CDS encoding ROK family transcriptional regulator, whose product is MKRLNQSDKPECSIVRVAKYILEQEETSKNEIASALNLSMPTTLQCVKDLTNQGIIQEAGEYESTGGRKAKTLSVVETLHYSVGIEITANHISFVIIDMKAHIIDTLRIRLVFHHAERYYATLAKKLTQFIWDSGVPQSKILGVGISIPGIVISSENRLVISHVLYLKDIDLNSLAKHIPYPVCFENDAVCAAMAELKYFHNNMLYLSLSNSVGGAIFLNNELYYGNHFRSGEFGHMLIEPDGKQCYCGKCGCADAYCSAKILANYTKGNLNTFFKRLQEGDAEIQIAWSHYLKYLAIIASNLHLTFDCDIILGGYVGSYIEPYLPELWDNMQEYLLFEQDNSFLHPCRFQQNAAGVGIAMHFTNQFFSKLN
- a CDS encoding carbohydrate kinase family protein, which encodes MQKKTLEAVVAGLTCLDFTPVFITPEVEEIGQILIPSKTVFMGNADIHAGGCVSNTGLAMCKFGVNARLMGKVGDDDLGKIVLQQYSNYTTTENMIISQEEGTAYSVVLAPAGIDRIFLHYPGGNDTFGPEDIDYELVEKAKLFHFGYPPAMYRMYKEDGRELIEIFERVKQLNVITSLDTCGIDERAEVGQADWQKILKGVIPYLDIFVPSAEELCYMLDKDRFKEWKQRAGGKDMASVLHTSDVKPLADTLLSWGAKIILIKCGSAGLYFATNTQEVLDGIGEDFLSMVNGWGGVSHFTKSFKPRKVLSATGAGDTCIAAFLTAILKGYPWEKCVDFAAASGASCVETYDALGGLLSFEELEQKIEAGWERN
- a CDS encoding DUF2200 domain-containing protein — protein: MERERFFAMPFSRIYPLYIQKAERKGRTKDEVNEIIYWLTGYDEHSLQQQIDSEVNLETFFRQAPSINPNASLIKGTICGHRVEEIEDELMRQIRYLDKLIDELAKGKTMEKILRK
- a CDS encoding DUF6273 domain-containing protein codes for the protein MREFNIGSIVPFGGYQWRILDIQGNAALIITEYIIEQHPYNNCAGDVTWADCSLRKYLNAEFYNKFTAAEQSRIIPVLNKNHDNQWYGSRGGEDTRDYIFLLSIEEVVCKYFGDSSKNLENRSAKQRYWFQRKDKNNNKRRATFDGYVWWWWLRSSGRDNRRAVYIHGDGNIGIQGNGTFRYSSNTIHPSTGDNSGGVRPVLWLSI